From Mesorhizobium sp. Pch-S:
GCACGCTTTCGAGGTCGGCATCATCAATGATGACGTATTGCTTGTCTTCGTACTCGTAGCCTTTGACGAGGTCGGCGCGGTCGACCAGACCGATCTCTGGATCGACGGGCTTCATGTTGATGCGATTGTGCGTCTTCTTGTGCAATTGGTTGAAGGAGATGCGCTCCTTCGTGCTCGTTGCCGGATAAAGCCGCACGGGGCAGCTCACCAGACTGAGTTTCAGATAGCCCTTCCAACTTGCCCTGGGTGCCAATTCCGCCTCCTACGCGACGACACAACGCTACTTCTTCGCCTTCGCAGGCGCCGGCAATTCCCGGGCAAAGTCATCAATGTCCACCCAAGGATCACCAGATGCGGCCAAAAGGCCTGGGAGCGAAGAATAGTTCAAATCCTCGGCAGCGTCGATGGATTCAAGATCATTCCATTCCAGCGGCGTCGAAGCCGGCATATGCGGACGCCTGCGCAGCGTGTACGGCGCAGCCGCTGTGTGGCTGCGCGCATTGCGATGAAAGTCGATGAAAATACGCTTGCGGCGGTTCTCCGCACCCATGGTGGTGGTGAAGGTTTCGGGCGCGGTGGCAGCGATGCGGGACGAGATCTCGCTGCAGGCCTGGTGGAATTGCCGCCAGCCGAGTTTCTTCTTCACCGGCACGACGACATGGATGCCCTTGCCGCCGGAAGTCTTTACGAAGGGCACCAGACCGAAGCTCTCCAATTCGCCCCGGACATGGATGGCGGCCTCGACCACCTCGCGCCAGCCAATGCCATCGCCGGGATCGAGGTCGAAGACAGCGCGATCAGGCTTGTCGAGGCTCTGGCGATGCGCACCCCAGGTATGGAATTCGACGACGCCGAACTGCGCCAGCGCCAGATAAGCCTTGGCATCCTCAACGGCGATGTAGCTGCGCGCCTCGCCGTCGGAATTCTGTGTCTCGAACGATACCATCGTCGCCGGCATGCCAGTGAAAGCATGGCGCTGGAAAAAACAATCCTCCGGCTTGACCGTCGGGCAGCGCACCAGCGACACCGGCCTGCCGAGGATATGCGGCAGCATGAAATCGCCGACAGCAGCATAGTAGACGGCGATGTCGAGCTTGGTCGGCCCGGTCTTGCCGAAGATCCGCCGCGTCGGATTGGTGACGAAGATCCCTGCGAGATCAGCGTCGGAAATCAGCCGCTTGCGTGGCGCGACGGTGCGAGCTGAAAGTTCAGCCTCGCGCAGACCCTTGAACACGGCATGGCGCAGCGCGTTGTCGTCGGTACGATTGGCATAGTGGACATGGGCGGTCAGCACCGGTCGGACAGGTATGACTTCCCTCGGCATGCCGTCCAGCCTGATGGCGTCGGCCTGCAATGCCTGCAGTCTCGTCAGCAGCATCGGCAGCGTTTCGGCATCGAAACCCGAGCCGCATTTGCCGCGGTATTCCAGTTCGCCGTCGACCCATTCGGCGAGTGCGAGCGCTGCCAGACCTTCAGCCGCTTCGGAGACGGTGTAGCCGGCAATGACGAAATCACCGACCGCGCGCGCCTTGACCTTGGTCCAGCTCTTGGAACGGCCGGGCACATGGACCGACGACGCCTGTTTGGAGACGATACCTTCCAGGCCCAGTTCCGATGCGTGTTCGTACAACGCTTCACCATCGGACGTGACGTGATCGCTGAGCTGCAGAGCGCTCTTTGCGGTCACGCCGCCCAGCAACTGCCCGAGCAGTTCCTTGCGTTTGGCGAGCGTAACGCCCGACAGGTCCCAGCCGTCGAGATACAGAAGATCAAAGGCGTAGAAGGTTAGCTTGTGGGTTTCGCCAGCCGCCAGCGCGTCCTGCAGCGCGGAAAAACGGCTGATGCCCTTGTCGTCGGTGACGACGATTTCGCCATCGATGATCGCGCTGGCGCAGGCGAGAGTTTCGAATGCGGTCTTCAACCGTCCATAACGCTTGGACCAGTCGAGGCCGCTGCGGGTTATGAAGGTGACGGCACCATCCGCGATATGCGCCGCCGTCCGGTAGCCGTCAAACTTGATCTCATGCAGCCACTCCTTGCCTGAGGGCGGAGTGGCGACCGCTGTGGCCAGTTGCGGCTCAAGGCGCGCCGGCATCGGTCCGCGGACAGCGCCTGCGGCTTTTGCCGGCTTTGGTGCGGTCGCTGTCGCAGCCGGTTTCGGCCTCTCGACCAGTTCTTCGATGCGGCGCCCGGACTTCACGCTTTCAGGGCGTTTGGCGAGGATGTCGACCTTGGCGTCGGCGGCCTGGTCACGCTCCTTGAACAGCAGCCAGTTGACCTTGTCCTCATCCTCCTTCGCCTTCAATCTGGCCAGCATCCAGCCGCCCCTCAGCTTTTCGCCGGACAGCCGGAACTTGAAAGCGCCTTTCTCCAGCGACGTGTCGATGTCATCCATCGGCGCCCAGGTGCCGGTATCCCACACGATCATCGGGCCTCCGCCATATTCGCCCGCGGGAATGACTCCTTCGAAGTCGATATAGTCGATCGGATGGTCTTCGGTCTGGACCGCGAGCCGCTTGTCGGCAGGATTGAGCGAGGGCCCGCGCGGCACGGCCCAGCTCTTCAGCACGCCATCGATCTCCAGGCGCAGGTCATAGTGGTCCGCCGTGGCGTGGTGCTTGTGCACGACGAAGCGGTTGCCGTCATGCAGTTCCTGGATGCCGGTGGGTTCAGGTGTCTTGGCGAAATTGCGCTTGGCGCGGTAGGACTGGAGCTTGGTGGAATTCGCCATGGAAGGGCTTATTCGCCCATTTCCTCATGCAA
This genomic window contains:
- the ligD gene encoding DNA ligase D, with the translated sequence MANSTKLQSYRAKRNFAKTPEPTGIQELHDGNRFVVHKHHATADHYDLRLEIDGVLKSWAVPRGPSLNPADKRLAVQTEDHPIDYIDFEGVIPAGEYGGGPMIVWDTGTWAPMDDIDTSLEKGAFKFRLSGEKLRGGWMLARLKAKEDEDKVNWLLFKERDQAADAKVDILAKRPESVKSGRRIEELVERPKPAATATAPKPAKAAGAVRGPMPARLEPQLATAVATPPSGKEWLHEIKFDGYRTAAHIADGAVTFITRSGLDWSKRYGRLKTAFETLACASAIIDGEIVVTDDKGISRFSALQDALAAGETHKLTFYAFDLLYLDGWDLSGVTLAKRKELLGQLLGGVTAKSALQLSDHVTSDGEALYEHASELGLEGIVSKQASSVHVPGRSKSWTKVKARAVGDFVIAGYTVSEAAEGLAALALAEWVDGELEYRGKCGSGFDAETLPMLLTRLQALQADAIRLDGMPREVIPVRPVLTAHVHYANRTDDNALRHAVFKGLREAELSARTVAPRKRLISDADLAGIFVTNPTRRIFGKTGPTKLDIAVYYAAVGDFMLPHILGRPVSLVRCPTVKPEDCFFQRHAFTGMPATMVSFETQNSDGEARSYIAVEDAKAYLALAQFGVVEFHTWGAHRQSLDKPDRAVFDLDPGDGIGWREVVEAAIHVRGELESFGLVPFVKTSGGKGIHVVVPVKKKLGWRQFHQACSEISSRIAATAPETFTTTMGAENRRKRIFIDFHRNARSHTAAAPYTLRRRPHMPASTPLEWNDLESIDAAEDLNYSSLPGLLAASGDPWVDIDDFARELPAPAKAKK